atacattatgatactctaacagggatgttaatacattatgatactctaacagggatgttaatacattatgatattctaacagggatgttatgttaatacattatgatactctaacaggatgttaatacattatgatactctaacagggatgttaatacattatgatattctaacagggatgttaatacattatgatactttaacaggatgttaatacattatgatattctaacaggatgttaatacattatgatattctaacagggatgttatgttaatacattatgatattctaacagggatgttatgttaatatattatgatactctaacagggatgttaatacattttgacactctaacaggatgttaatacattatgatactctaacaggatgttaatacattatgatattctaacagggatgttatgttaatacattatgatactctaacaggatgttaatacattatgatattctaacagggatgttaatacattatgatactctaacaggatgttaatacattatgattctctaacagggatgttaatacattatgatactctaacagggatgttaatacattatgatactctaacagggatgttaatacattatgatactctaacagggatgttaatacattatgacactctaacaggatgttaatacattatgatatccTAACAGagatgttatgttaatacattatgatattctaacagggatgttatgttaatacattatgatattctaacagggatgttatgttaacacattatgatattctaacagggatgttaatacattatgatattctaacagggatgttatgttaatacattatggtattctaacagggatgttaatacattatgatactctaacagggatgttaatacattatgatactctaacagggatgttaatacattatgatactctaacagggatgttaatacattatgatactctaacagggatgctaatacattatgatactctaacagggatgttaatacattatgatactctaacaggatgttaatacattatgatactctaacatggatgttaatacattatgatactctaacaggatgttaatacattttgatactctaacagggatgttaatacattatgatactctaacaggatattaatacattatgatactctgacagggatgttaatacattattatactctaacagggatgttaatacattatgatactctaacagggatgttaatacattatgacactctaacaggatgttaatacattatgatatcctaacagggatgttatgttaatacattatgatattctaacagggatgttatgttaatacattatgatattctaacagggatgttatgttaacacattatgatattctaacagggatgttatgttaatacattatgatattctaacagggatgttaatacattatgatactctaacaggatgttaatacattatgatattctaacagggatgttaatacattatgatactctaacaggatgttaatacattatgaacctctaacagggatgttaatacattatgatactctaacaggatgttaatacataatgatactctaacaggatgttaatacattatgatactctaacagggatgttaatacattatgatactctaacaggatattaatacattatgatactctaacagggatgttaatacattatgatactttaacagggatgttaatacattatgatactctaacagggatgttatgttaatacattatgatactctaacaggatgttagtacattatgatattctaacagggatgttaatacattatcatactctaacagggatgttaatacattatgatactctaacaggatattaatacattatgatactctaacagggatgttaatacattatgatactctaacagggatgttaatacattatgatactctaacagggatgttaatacattataatattctaacagggatgttatgttaatacattatgatactctaacatggatgttatgttaatacattatgatactctaacaggatgttaatacattatgatactctaacagggatgttatgttaatacattatgatactctaacagggatgttatgttaatacattatgatactctaacagggatgttaatacattatgatactctaacaggatgttaatacattatgatactctaacagggatgttaatacattatgatactctaacagggatgttaatacattatgatactctaacagggatgttaatacattatgatattctaacaggatgttagtacatatgatactctaacagggatgttaatacattatgatactctaacaggatgttaatacattatgatattctaacagggatgttaatacattatgatactctaacagggatgttaatacattatgatattctaacagggatgttaatacattatgatactctaacagggatgttaatacattatgatattctaacaggatgttaatacatatgatactctaacagggatgttaatacattatgatactctaacagggatgttaatacattatgatattctaacagcgatgttaatacattatgatactctaaaaggatgttaatacattttgatactctaacagggatgttaatacattatgatactctaacagcgatgttaatacattatgatactctaaaaggatgttaatacattatgatactctaacagggatgttaatacattaagatactctaacaggatgttaatacattatgatactctaacagggatgttaatacattatgatactctaacaggatgttaatacattatgatactctaacagggagcAGATCTGATGAAGCCTGACTGGGCATTGGTTGAAACATCATTAGCCATGCTTACTTTTTCAGATACCTACAGATCATTTTGGGGCcagaaattatttaaaaaatgtccaGTTCAAAGAATAATGGATGCATTCATTTAACTTCATTAAGTACTTACTTTATTGTTCAATGAGGGTCTATGTTTCCCACATATTGCAAGACAGCAAATCATATCTGGGAAATTTTATGAAATACTTATTGATACAGTATCATGGACTCTAGCTATCCACTAGCAaagcacatttacatttacatcatttagcagacgctcttatccagagcgacttacaaattggtgcattcaccttatgatatctagtggaacaaccactttacaatagtacatctatatctattttttttggggggggggttagaaggattacttaatcctatcccaggtattccttaaagaggtggggtttcaggtgtctccggaaggtggtgattgactccgctgtcctggcgtcgtgagggagcttgttccaccattggggtgccagagcagtgaacagttttgactgggctgagcgggaactgtgcttccgcagaggtaggggggccagcaggccagaggtggatgaacgcagtgcccttctttgggtgtagggcctgatcagagcctgaaggtacggaggtgccgttcccctcacagctccgtaggcaagcaccatggtcttgtagcagatgcgagcttcaactggaagccagtggagtgtgtggaggagcggggtgacgtgagagaacttgggaagtttgaacaccagacgggctgcggcattctggatgagttgtaggggtttaatggcacaggcagggagccccgccaacagcgagttgcagtaatccagacgggagatgacaagtgcctggattaggacctgcgccgcttcctgtgtaaaggcagggtcgtactctgcgaatgttgtagagcatgaacctacaggatcgggtcaccgccttgatgttagcggagaacaacagggtgttgtccagggtcaggccaaggctcttagcactctgggaggaggacacaatggagttgtcaaccgtgatggcgagatcatggaacgggcagtccttccccgggaggaagagcagctccgtcttgctgaggttcagcttgaggtggtgatccgtcatccacactgatatgtctgccagacatgcagagatgtgattcgccacctggttatcagaagggggaaaggagaagattaattgtgtgtcgtctgcgtagcaatgacaTGCACGTCCATTTAGTGTTGCATGAGTGCTGTTCTGACAAATAAGCACCTCATCACTACCTGCACACAACAACTTCCTGGTTTCAACGTCCTCAGGAAGTAGCGGTCCTCAATAGGTTCATAACTGGCCACGGCCCATGCCCCGCCAACCTCCAGCGATGGGGCATAAAAGCAAGCCCCCTATGGCCTGTGGGGTGGAGAAAACAATGCACCACATTTTTTTGCATTCACTGAATAAATAAATAGTGctgatctgtgtgtgttgtcCCCAGAAGTCGTCCAAGCTGTCCAGGATCTCGtctggagaggaggatctggaggaCGGGAAAGAGGAGGATCAGAAGAGCGGATCGGAGGGGGGAGACCCCGATAACGGCATCATCCAGAACACTGCCGACAGCAAGGTGAGCCGcccggggggagggggggggggggtcagggttggggacAATTCTAATTAAAGTCAGTTAAATCAGGAAAGGATTTCaatttaaaataacattttatttatttaaaataaataggtTCTCTTTTTCAGTTTATCgaaaatatataatttttacaacaattaaGTCAGAATTTCGGTCTACTTCTTGAATTGACTGTCTTcaatttgaattgaccccaaccatgGTGGatgtagcctgatcccagatctgtttgtatgCTTGGCGTGACATTGACCCTAGTTGACAGGACATTGCTGACACATTTCAGTCACAGGTATGTTTATTCCTTCCTTAGTACCGCAAAGTGTTAGTGTTGCAAGATCAACACTTGATTACTAAATTATTTGATTTAGCAAAGATTAAAATGGAGGTGAAAATGTTGCAGATATTGTTCATTCAATGCATGAATACTGACACCAGGGGGCATGGTAGCAAAATAATTGTTCTGATTCTCTTGTATCATTCAAACAGCATTATTATATCACTGCATTGTGTCCTGTGTCACTGTCAGATACTTATGTTTCTGATGTGTATTGTAATTGTTTAATAGGATATTTTTCAATTAGAATATTTGTATGTCTTCTGTTCCAGAACCAGTTGCTGAGAGAAGAACATTAGGTGCTGTGGACAGCTgcagagggaagggaaggtaTATATATATTGCTGTCACGTCATATTGGAATGGTCAAACTCCCATAATCACCACCTCTAGCACTACCTGTAATGGGCGATTCACGTCTATCTCTATGTAGAAACAACACTACAGTATATCACTACATGTGTACAACTCTGCTTCAGCCAATAGACACCCAGGCTAGACTAGAGCCAAAGTAACTAGCTTCaaaacaacatacacacacacttgtgtcCCCGTCTCTTTCAAAATCAGAACACCACATTTCATATCTAAACAGTGTAAAATAAGCATCAATTGATATTTATATTGACCCTTAGCCTCCACTATCTGATTAATTCATCAATGATGTCATATAGGTAAACATGTTAGCTAATGTTTAATAAAACTTgtatgaatatacagtataatatactcCCTTGTGGTCTATGATGATTGATATATGTTGGATATTGCAGTGTTCTGATCATACTAGTTGTATCTTGGATTTGCTTTTATAAAACAATGGTTTAAGGGGAGGGACTAGCTTAGGGTTGCGAAATTCcagtacattttcaaaaatgtccagttttccagaaatcctggttggaatattCCTAAgttcaggagggaataagcaggaaatccggtGGTCATACGACTGGAATTCATGGGAAACCTGAGAATTTGGGGAAAGCTACTGGAAATTTGAAATGTGTGTTTAACTGACTGTATAACATATCCATATCACTCAGCACTGTATGTTGCTCTTTTATGTAACCCGCAAAAGATGAATGGAAAAAGAGATAGATAAATGTAGAAAGTGTTGTGCACAAACCGACTCTCTAACTCTCTATCTATATATTTGACTTTGGCTGTAGAGTATAGGGCCAGTATTCTACCTGACTGATCTAGCTAACTACTCGtccgcatcccaaatggaaccataccacctacatactgtagtgcactacgcTGCCTTCATCTTTCTATGGGAAGTGATGAATCGGTTTTAACGTGTGTCAGTAGAATGGGTTATGGTATATTTTAAAAGCATTCTATAGTGGCATGCTCAACTGTTGTACACAACTACCTAGTTATTTTCTTAACGTTttcaattatactgaacaaaaaggtaaatgcaacatgtaaaatgtttcatgagctgaaataaaagatcccagaaatgtttcatacgtaCAAAaacattatttctctcaaatttggtgcacaaatttgtttacatccctgttagtgagcatttctcctttgccaagataatcaattcacctgacaggtgtggcatatcaagaagctgattaaattaGCGTTACACAGGTGctccttgtgctagggacaataaaagttttgtcacacaacacaatgccacagatgtcgcaagttttgagggagcgtgcaattggcatgctgactgcaggaatgtccaccagagctgttgccagagaattgaatgttcatttctctaccataagccgcctccaacgtcattttagagaatttggcagtacatccaaccagcctcacaaccgcagaccatgtgtaaccacaccagcccaggacttccacatccagcttcttcaccttcacgggatcatctgagaccagccacctggacagctgatgaaactgaggtgtatttctgtctgtaaaaaagcccttttgtggggaaaaactcattctgattggctgtccaggtggctggtctcatggCTGCGCCACTGCCcactcatgtgaaatcaatagattagggcctaattaattcatttaaattgactgatttccttatatgaactgtaacccagtaaaatcttttaaattgttgcatgttgcgtttatataaattcagtaaaatctttgaaattgttgcatgttgcgtttatatatttgttcagtatacgTGCTGTTTTTCCATTCACACTTCTTCCACAGTGCAGTGAAGGAGAAAAAAAGACATAACACAACCATGTTTGCAAGCACCTTTCTCAGACGATATATTGGTTTTCATCCTGAGGCATTTATGACATATTGGAAACTCAGAAATACAAGCTTCCGagtgaaaaaaaacaacatttgaactGCCCTCGAACTATTTACAAGTGGGAAACTCGGGTATCATTCCTGTGCTGACCTCTGACATCACCTACTAAGGAAAGTACCTCGATAACAACATTTTtggcagttaaatgcaacaacaaaccactatttatttttaaaaaacgggctatttatgttttttttaacactataatttgtttacaaaATTATTGACGCAGCTTGTTTGCCATTAAGCAATCAGCGTTCTCAACGAGTTCAAGACACGTAAATGCACAGAACTCGTTGCTCCGAGTTTACAAGTCATATTTTCAGAGTTTCCGACTTGTCATGAATGCAGCTTTAGTGTTTGGTGTAAAGTTGGCGTCTGGCATACTGGAAAATTGTGTTTTCTGCCTTGGTTCAGCATCCAAACTTACTGTTACACACTCCCATCAATGGTATGCCAGTAGCCTGCTCTCCTTCCTATGTCTTTATGAAAATAtattctatttatttttttgatgATAGTTGATTATAATACTGTGTGAAATGTAAACTCctacattttcatttttttatttaaacatttCAATCTTTGTTAATGCTCTGAATTAgaacatgttttacattttaaaGGTTTGTAGTTTATAGTAAACTGTTTTTTGCTGTTTATGGACAAGACTTTTACAGAATAAACTCATTGGAATGCACTCAGTGTTTGCAAACACGTATTATTTGGATAACACGGACATCTCACatgcaagagcacaaacagagcCAGAAAACACAAATCAGATTTTACAAATTgagatttatttcaggtttttaaCACTTGAAAATATAAATTAGACACAAATATCCAAATATTGCGTCCACAAAACTAGTCCTTGAATCCTCTCCAAACACCTTTAAACATAACACAATCTATTTTGATTCACCATATTGCATTTTATGACAACAAACCTTTTGTTTTATTTAAAAGTAAACGTTGTAATGCTTGACAGAACCAGAGAATACAAGAAGTCATTTAGCTGAAAACACATTTAGAACAGTGCTGTATTCCTAACATAtcccagagtaggagtgctgctgatctaggatcaggtcccccatcAGGTCCCCCCGTCCATGTATTGTTATTCATTGcaatctaaaaggctaaactgatcctaaatcagtcaCATAATAGGCTAAGACTAGTCACTGACAAACAGAAATGAAGAGTAAAGGTATCAAGTTTTCTTTCTATGTAAAGGAATGTACCACTGAGCAAGATATGCTTGGATGCTGTTTTTAAGTCTCattactgttgtgttgctgccagTAGAATACAGCAGTGAGACTACAGTAGTGTACACTAAAGAGTACAGTTGTGAGTATTGAATATACTACACTTGGAATTGGCCAGTGCAGAACATGAAACAGACTGGCCACCAGGTTATGCTAGGCAGAGAGATACTTTTGGACTGGTTTCTGTGTAGTCAGGGCCTGAGtcggtcagccagccagtcagccagttggTCAGTCCACCAGTTCCTTCAGTCAGTCTTCTTGTCATTTTGTTGGTCTCTGAGGAAGAAGGCAGGGCTAGTGACACAGCGGTAGCAGAGGGCTTGGGGTACGATGGCATACAGGGCGTTGACTAATAGAAAGACAATCTGGCTGTCAACTGGTACTCTGTAGGAGAACGACGTCCGCGTGTGGAGAGATGCACCGATGTGGGAGAACTGggcctgaggaggagagaagacaagATAAGACAGAGAGAGTATAAGAACAAGAagtggagggggagaaagaaagagggagaagatgaggaggagaaagaatttaaaaaaatgaaggaTCCGCTTTGACAATCTCAACATGAAAGCTGGAAGATACACTAGAATAGCTGGATTTCTTGTTACGCATCTGGTGTTGAATAAATTCAGAAACTTTACTTCTATATACTGTACAAGCATACCATACGTCTTCTATGAACCCTGTACCATAGCATAGACCTACACTCTCCTGAGCTGTTCACTGTCATATTCTGTCAGTATCATGAGTGGAATATCTCTCCACTATCAATCTCTGTACTGGGCCTATTTCCTTGTAGCCTACTGCTGTCATTCCTAGCATGGAGAGGCATTGAAACAAGATGTatgagcctgtctgtctgtctgtctgtctgtctgcttgtctctctgcttgtctgtctgtctgtctgtctgtctgtctgtctgtctgtctgcctgtctgcctgttttcCTGCTTGTCTACATGCCTGTTTTCCTGCTTGTCTGTatgagcctgtctgtctgtctgtctgtctgtctgtctgcttgtctctctgcttgtctgtctgtctgtctgtctgtctgtctgtctgtctgtctgtctgtctgtctgtccgtccactcggcctctctctacctctatattTAGCCTGGTTAGGCAACGTGCCTGCTGTGTCTAAAGATGGCCCCAGCTTTTGTCTCTCTTGGGACTGATGGCACAGGACAGCCTGTTTCGATGGCACAGGACAGCCTCTTCTGTTTCGTTTGCTGCTTCCAACTACACACGTGATCTTTAAATAAGCTTTTagtggtacacatacacacattttgaccgatcaaccaatcaatcaaccaaccaaccaaccaatcaaccaaaaTGTATTGTACCCAAAGGGAAATAGGTCGGCAAGCAAGGTAAATCCCCCTGAGAAAGAATGTGTCAGTCCAATGTCTATCTGTGTGTGACTAAAAGCTGATTCAATTCATCAAGACACGGTGTGATGATTTGTTGatcagttgaatcaggtgtgttgttTAGCACAATaatggaacaaaagcctgcacactgtGGGTCAGTTGCTTTAGCAAATATCACCGGTCCTTGGGGATGCATCAATACTAACATACTatattaattctcctaacctgctacgttaattatcctaacctgccacgttaattctcctaacctgctacgttaattctcctaacctgccacgttaattctgCTAATCTGCCAAGTTAATTATCCttacctgctacgttaattctcctaacctgccacattacttctcctaacctgctacgttaattctcctaacctgccactttaattctcctaacctgccacgttaattctcctaatttgctacgttaattctcataacctgccacgttaattctcctaacctgccacgttagttatcctaacctgccacattaattctcctaacctgctacgttaattctcataacctgccacgttaattctcctaacctgccacgttagttatcctaacctgctacgttaattatcctaacctgccacattaattctcctaacctgctacgttaattctcctaacctgccacgttaattctcctaatttgccatgttaattctcttaacctgccacgttaattatcctaacctgccacattaattctcctaacctgctacgttaattattcTAACCTGCTAGGTtatttatcctaacctgctaggttatttatcctaacctgctatgttaattctcctaacctcctaggttaattatcctaacctgctatgttaattatcctaacctgctatattaattatcctaacctgctaggttaattatcctaacctgctatgttaattctcctaacctgctacgttaattattcTAACCTGCTAGGTtatttatcctaacctgctatgttaattctcctaacctcctaggttaattatcctaacctgctatgttaattctcctaacctgctatgttaattctcctaacctgctacgttagttctctgACCCGCGGTGCACCTGGCTATGGCCGGTCTAACCGATAATGGAGCACTGATGTTACACGCATCGCTGTTAATCCACCTAATGATGTTAAACCCATCGCTGTTAATCCACCTAATGATGTTAAACCCATCGCTGTTAATCCACCTACTGATGTTGAACCTATCGCTGTTAATCCACCTAATGATgttaaacctatcgctgttaatCCACCTACTGATgttaaacctatcgctgttaatCCACCTACTGATgttaaacctatcgct
This region of Salmo trutta chromosome 29, fSalTru1.1, whole genome shotgun sequence genomic DNA includes:
- the LOC115167470 gene encoding transmembrane 6 superfamily member 1-like — encoded protein: QQDSIIDGFITFYLKNADPYINTAHGHMISYWDGCVHYLMYLLMVAAITWGYVLYIDFIALVLILSLSYLVFSPPQAQFSHIGASLHTRTSFSYRVPVDSQIVFLLVNALYAIVPQALCYRCVTSPAFFLRDQQNDKKTD